A segment of the uncultured Desulfobulbus sp. genome:
CTGCGCCCACAATGAAGAGGGTGCCATGGGACTGGTTATCAACAACCCGAACCCGGAAATCACCCTGCTCGATGTTTTTCATGGGTCCAGCCTGACCATTCCCGAAGGACCGATACCGCCGGTCTACATGGGCGGGCCGGTGGAGATCGATGCTGGCTTCATCCTCTACACCAAAGAGGTGGCGGATCGGTACTCGGTTGAAATTCAACCTGGTATTCACTTGAGCCGCGATGCCCGCCTGCTTGAGGACATTTCTTTGGGCCGGGGGCCCAAAGAGTTCCTGTTCATGCTCGGCTATGCCGGATGGGGCGCCGGACAACTGGAATCTGAGCTCATGGATAACAGTTGGCTCACCGTCCCCGCTGATCTTGATGTTCTGTTCCACACGCCGGTCGATCGGAAATGGCGGTTGGCGGCCCAGAAATTCGGGGTTGATATTTCAATTTTTGGTGATATCATCGGCTACGCCTAGGAACTGCTTGATCTTTGGTGTCGATTATTCCGCGTCGGCCTTCTCGCAGAAGGACCGGCGATTTTTTTTGGCCGTTGTCGCCCCCCCCCATAATCTCCTTTATGTGTTGAGTATCCTGCCCTATGAGTGAACAGCCTTCGACCTACCGTGTTTCCGATATCTATGCCTGTGCTCTGTGTGGATTCTGCTGCCATGGCGAGACCACCGTCTCCCTCGATGCCCATGACCAGGAGCGGATGGTCAAAGCCCTGGGACTTCCCCGGGAGGAAGTTGAGAGGCGATATTGGCGAATTACCGGCTCGATCGTCCAGATGCAGGTACGGGATGGGCATTGTATTTTCTACGACAAGGAGCAGGGGTGCACCGTCCATGAGGGCCGTCCCTGGCGTTGCCGCCAGTGGCCGCTGCATCCCAGTATGCTTGCCGATGAAAATAATTTTACAACCATTACCGAGTCCTGTCCCGGTTTCAAGAAAGGCATGGAATACAAGGAGTTTTGCCGTATTTTCCAAGCCCTGATCGATCAGGGGGATGCGGAAAAATTTAGTCGATGAGATTGCTGATCCCCTTTATCGGCAAGACCAAGCAGGACTACCTGGATGCGGGCATTCGTGATTATGGGGGGCGGCTTAGCCGTTTTGCCACACTCGATATGCCTGTGCTGCGTGAGCGGCACAACCGTAAAGAGCCCGATGAAGTTATCAAGCTTGCCGAAGCCGGCCAACTGCTCGAGCGGGCCCAGGGCGCGAGCGTCAATGTTGCCCTTGATCCCAATGGCCGCGAGCTCAACTCCGAGGAACTCGCCGCACTGCTGACCAAATGGGAGGATCAGGGCGCATCTTCGATCTGTTTTCTCATCGGTGGTTTTCTCGGGTTGCATCAATCGGTGCTTGATCAGGCTAGCTACAAAATCTCTCTCTCCCGGCTGACCTTTACCCATGAAATGACGCGCCTTATCCTGTTGGAGCAGCTCTATCGTGCCTTTACCATCAGGGCCGGGCATAAGTATCACAAGTAATCAGGTGACCGTGGACAACCAAACACAACCGATCGATTTTTTTTCTCAGGTCTGCCCGAGTCCGGAGGATCTGTACCCTCTGGCGTCGGCCCTGGCCGGGGTACTCAAGTCAGGGGATATCCTTCTGCTCTACGGTCCATTGGGGGCAGGCAAGACAACCTTTACCCAGGCCCTTGCCCGCGAGTTGGCTGTGGGCGAGGATCAGTATGTGTCCAGCCCTTCCTTTGCCCTGATGCATGAATATCACGGCCGGTTGCCCATTGCCCACATGGATCTCTACCGCCTTGCCGACGAGGACGATGTAGAGGCAGCAGGATTGCTTGATTATCTCGGTGGCGAGGCAGTTTGCATTGTCGAATGGCCGGATCGTCTGGGAGCGCTGACCCCCAAATGCCGCCTTGACATCACCCTGGAACCCCTTGGTCACAGCCTGCGGCGAATCTCTCTTTGCCCACATGGCGATGACTGGCAAAGCCGGGTTACGCGTCTGCGCGAACAGTTGGCCAGGACCGCTGGAGCGGCGTCTCTCGTCGCCCCCCGCTCGGATTCCTGATTTTTGCCGCCGATCCACCACCGCAACCCCTTGTCTTTAATAACGACGTTGAAAACTGATGAATTCCATGGAAAAACGATTGATCATCCTGCAGCCCTGTAAAAAACAATACACCCTTGACCAAGACAAGGCCTGCAGTCCGCAAGCCACGGTGGCGCGATTTCACCAGCGGCTCAAAGCGACCAACCTGGATGTGCTCAAGGAGATTCGCCGCATCGATAACGGACGCCTCGATATTCCGGTGTATTTCAGTGTCTGTGGAGAGGATGCACGCCGCATCATCGGCAACAAAAAGCAGATGGGCAAGGGATCGACTCCGGAACAGTCCCGGGCCAGCGCCTGCATGGAGTTGGGCGAGCGGTTCAGTTTTTTCAGTTTCCTCCAGGACCCGAATAATTTTATTGTCGGTGATTATGCCGCCATGGAGGCCCAAGGCCATCCGGTGCTGCCGATGCAGACCCTGCTGGCTTCGGTGCACGACACTCAACTGGATTGCGCTACCCTGCGTTCCTTGTTGGCGGACTTGCCCCTGCGCTGGACCTGGGCCGTGCGGCTGAGCGACAACAGTCCGGTTCTGGTGCCCTTTTCCTGGTTTTATGCCATCAACGAGTTCAACGGACCTTCCGCCGGCAACACCTACGAGGAGGCGGTTCTCCAGGGAATCAGCGAGGTGGTCGAACGCCATGTCTGCGCCCTGATCACCCGTGACCGGATTCCCACCCCGCAGATCAGGATCGATTCGATCACCGATCCGGTGGCGGTGGAACTGCTGGCCAAGTTCCGCAACAACGGTATTGAGATTTCCCTCAACGATTTTTCTCTGAATACGGGCATTCCCACCGTCGCTGCCCTGGCCTGGGATCCTTCGACCTTTCCCGAGTCGAGCGAAATCGTCTATACCGCCGGAACAACCCCGGATGCCAACAAGGCCCTCATTCGTGCGCTGACTGAGGTGGCCCAGCTGGCTGGCGATTTCAATAGCAATGCCAACTATGTCGCCAGTGGCCTGCCCAAGCCGCTTGCGTTAAGCGAGGTTGCCCATGTACTCAATTCGGGCGCAACCATTGAGCTGATGCGGATGGCTGATTTGAAAGATGAAGATATCTACCAGGAGGTGCAGAACTGTGTCGCCGCCCTTGGCAAGATCGGCATGGAGGTGCTGGTGGTCGATACCACCCACCCGCAGTTGCAGATACCAGCCATCTACACCATCATTCCAGGGGCACACTTCCGCGAGCGGGCAATGGGCGGCAATGCAGCCCTCTTTGCAGCCAAGCTTGCGGCCGAACTCCTCGAGGGCGATGCGCTTGACAGCAAGCTGGCAGCGATGCAGCGGTTGCTGCCCGATGCCTATGCCTTGCCCTTTTATCGTGGTCGCCATCTCTATGAGCTCGGTCTTGCCGAGGCGGCCCTGGAGTGTTTCCAGGAGGCGCTGCAGCTCTTGCCCAACGACGAGGATCTTCCCTATCTCTATTCGTATAGCGGCTGTTGCCTGCGCGATCTGGGCCGCTACGAGGATGCCGTGGCAGTGCTGAACAAGGGGCTGACCCACGATGAAGATCGGCCGGATATCTACAATACCCTCGGGGTCTGCCACTTCAAGCTTGACCAGTTCCAGGAGGCGGTTCGCTGCTTTGGCCGGGCGGTTGAGCTCAACCCGGCTTCTGCCATTGATTTTGCCAATCTGGCACTCAACCTGGAGCGGCTCGGGGAAACAAAATCGGCCATCGCCAATTACGAGATCGCCCTGAGTCAGGATCCCTGTATCGGCTTTGCCGCAGAGCGGCTGGCTGCACTGCTTGCAACTGTTTCCCAGGCATAGTCTTCGATGATCTCTCTGCCCCAATCCCCGGGAAAAATTCTTGTCTGGGCACCGGACCGGGTGAGCGAAGCGGTTCTCGCCACTCCCGCGGTCAGGACGATTCGCGAAAATTTTCCAGAGGCGGAACTGACCCTTCTGGTTTCTCCCCGGGTTCACGACATATTTCAGTTCAGTCCGCGTGTGGATCGGCTCTTGGTCTATGAAAATGAAGGCGAACACCGCGGCCTTCGCGGCAAGCTGCAGCTTGTGCGCGAGTTGCGTCAGCAGCAGTTTGCCGTTGTTATTTTTATCGCTGGTGGATGGAAGGGCCCTCTGATCGCCTGGCTGGCACGTATTGCCGTTCGGGCGGGACACCTCACAGGGGTGCGTGGGCTGCTGTTGACCCACGGGGTGCACAAAACCCTGGAGGCGGTGAAAAAGCATGAGGTGGATCATTACCAGCGAATAATGCTCGGCTTGGGGTTGCGGCCCTCGAACAACACTCTTGAGCTCTTTCTTTTCGGTGATCAGATCGATGCGATCAAGGCGCGGGTCCGTACCATGGCCGACTTTGAGATGGGCACCCAGCCGCTGATCGGATTTATTCCCGGAGCAACCTATTTTCCCTCAAAACGTTGGCCCGTGGAACATTACGCGCAGCTGGCGCAACTGATCTGCCGCGACCCTCGGGCACGAATTATATTGTTTGGTTCAAAGGCGGAACGGGCAACCTGCACCAAAATCATCGCCCAATCCGGAGCTGCTGCCCCGCGGATGCTCAACATGGCTGGGTCAGCCCGCCTGATTGAAACCATCGCCTTGCTTGGTGAATGTGACGTCCTGGTTTCCAGCGATTCCGGACTGATGCATGCGGCTGCTGCCCTCCATGTGCCGATTGTGGCGCTCTTCGGGGCCACCGACCCCAGGGTCACCGGACCCTACTCGGATAATGCGGTCATTCTCCACCAGCCCGTCTTATGCAGTCCCTGCAATAAACCCCGTTGCCCCTACAAACATATGCGCTGCATGAAACTCATCAGCAGTGACGATGTGTATGCCGAGGTCATGGGCATACTCGCAGAGCGGTGAGTGCCGCTGAGTGCGGGAGACCGCCGCACATCCCCGACGAAACGCTCTGTATCGCCCACCGCGGGTATCGGGCCTGCTTTCCGGAAAACACCCTGCTTGCCTTTGCGCAAAGTCTTGGCCGCAGCCATATGATCGAGTTGGACGTCCGCCTCAGTCGTGATGGCGAGGTGATCGTCTTTCACGATGAGCTACTCTGCCGCACCACGAACGCCCGCCTATGTGCTTCTGAATGGGGACTCTCGTCTTTGCAGGTCATCGATTGGTCGTTAACGGAGCTGCAACGGCTGGACGCAGGGGCCTGGTTTCTTGAGGCCGACCCTTTCAGCAGCCTTGGCTCCAAACTGGTGCGGGCCGAGGACATTCTTGTCCATCTACCGCAAAAAATTCCCACCCTGGATGAGGTTCTCTGCTGGAGCCGAAAGCATGCGATGCGGCTCAATATCGAGTTAAAAGACTTGGCCAAAGTCGAGCTGAACCGCCTCCTGGTAGAAGCGGTTATCGCCGCGTTGCAGCGGCAGCAGGTTGAACATTTGGTCCTGCTCTCCTCGTTCAACCACCGACTGCTGCCCTATTGCCGCGGCCTGGCACCGGATATTGCATGTGCGGCCCTGCAGGAAAAGACGCATCCGCCTGAACTGGTGGCCTATCTGCGTGATCTGCAGGTCTGCGCCTACCATCCTGAAAACGCCCTCACTGATCAGGCCTTGATCGCTCTGCTCTGGTCTGCGGGCATTGCGGTGAACGTCTTCACAGTCAATGATCATCTTCGCATGAAGGAGCTTGCAGGGTTTGGGGTCAGTGGAATTATCACGGATTACCCGCATCTTTCCACCTGCGGTCAAGCCTAGAAGAGTGAGGAGCTCTGCTGGCGCTGGGCAAAATTCTGCAGGTAGCGATCGACCTTGGCCCGCCCGACCTTCATCAGATTCTGCATCAGGAAAAAAGGCACTTCCGCAAGACCGTAGCGATCTCTGATCAGCTCGGTCATCGCTATCCAGAGGTGTCCCGTCATTTCCGCGTCCGCAAGAGCGCGATGAAAGACGCCCTCATGGGGGATCCCTAAAAAATCGACCAGGGTTGCCAGTTTGTGGTTGGGTGCGGAGGGGAAAAGTCGTCTCGCGGTGAGCACGGTGCAGGCCATGGGGTTGGTGCGCTCGATTCCCAGGTGGGTGAATTCGGCGTCAAGAAAACTGCGGTCAAAACCGACATTGTGCGCAACCAAGGGGGACTCGCCAAGCCATCGGGCAAAGCGGGCCATGACCGCCTCGCAGGGTGGTGCCTGGGTAACGAGCTCGTTGCTGATGCCGGTGAGCGATTCAATGAACCAGCTGATGGGAAATCCCGGATTCATCAACTCCTGAAAACGATCGACAATGACACCCTGTTCAATTTTCACCGCCCCCACCTCAATGGGACGATCTCCATATTTGGGGGCTTGACCAGTTGTTTCGAAATCAAAGACAATAACAGGGAGGGACGGGCACACGGTGGTAGAGTGTAAATGCAGACGGTTATGCAGGCTAAAGGCCGAAGAAACAGCAATTTCAAGGGGTTTGCAATGAAAACGCTGTGCGCTTTATCAGTGAATCGGGTACATAATAAAAAATGATTGCCACCAAAACTCTGCTCGAAGAAACGAGATCTTCCCCTGTGGTCGAGATGACACCCGGCAGGGGCGACACTTCTCGGAACGACCCGCAATGTTGATGTCATCCCGAAGGAATAAGAGGGATCTACAAGCAGAACCGTGAGCTGAGGTTCAATGGTGATCATAGAGTAAAAAGTTAATACACTACTTATTCATCAAATTCAATGGGGGGAGGTTTCATGGGGCCGGATGAAATGCGAGAAAGGGCTATTGATCTGTTTTTGAAACGTTTGCACTGCAGTCAAGTACTGGCCATGGTCGGCCACGAGAAGCTGGGGATCGAGGATCCCTCGGTCATCAAGGCCCTTGGTTCCTTTGGCGGCGGTATCGGCGGAACCGGTCATGTCTGCGGCGCTCTTGTCGGTGCGGCCACCGTGATCGGCACCCTGTACAGTCGTTCAAGCCTTGAAGAAAAAGAAAATCCGCGAATGTGGGCGGCCACCAAGGCGGTGATGAAATCCTTCAAGGAGCTCACCGATGAATACGGTGGCATTGACTGCGGCCAGATTGCGCGGGTCGACTGGATGAACCGTGACCAGGTCAAGAATTTTTACGGCAATGCTGAGAGTCGTCGACAGCACTGCATTCAGGTCGTGGGTGAAACAGCTCGACTGCTTGGTGAGCTGCTGGAAAAGGAGGCGGAGATCATGGCCACCAAAGAGGCGGAGAAAAAGGCTCAATAACCTTCCAGTCGTGGTGCCGATGGGCGCATCGCGTTTTGCCGAGGGCAGCTCTATGCTGCCCTTTTGTATGTAGGGGGATCAATGTATGGAGATGTATAATTTTTCGAGTGCTGAAACCGATCGTATCAATCTCGCTCTCCGGTTTATCAGTACCAAGGAAGTCGACCTGGAGCCGATGCTGGCCCGGACCCTGATCGTGAAGACCGAAAATTACGAGGACGAATGCGAAAAGCTGGCACCGTACTATGCCCAGTTCGGTCTGGAAGACGGAAGTGCTCGCCTGGTGTTTGATTCGTCGAAGGAGGGGGCGCACAAGATACTGATCAACAAGGCGGCCATCTCCGGGCTTTCCTATGTCCATGCCCTGGTCAACCAGGTGGTGCATCTGGGCAACCTCAGCTTTTATAACCGCGAGTACGGCAATATTTATCGCATGGAGGCTGACCAGGCCATTGCCGACTACTATTACGAGTTTCTCCTCTGGTCCAGATTTCAGGCCATGAAAGTGGCTACCCGGGCCCATGCCCTGGTCAGCTGGCACGAGGTCAACGGTGAAGAGCCGCCCAGGGACGGCAGATACCAGTTTTCCCAGGTCGGGTTTCCAGTGGAACCGGTGGGCGAGTGCCTCTACCAGTTGGTGCAGGCCGATGATATCGCTCCGTGGCGGGAAATCTTCTGGAGATTGCTCGAAGAGCTGGCAACCTATTTCGGTCGGTTGGCCTTTTACCAGCAGGAGGCCGATCCTGCTGAACTTGATGAGCGTTTTCCCGCAGAGCCCCTCGATGAAACCGTTGGTTTGGAAAATTGCCTTATGCTCTATGCCTCCCTGCAGGTTGCCCGCGATTATGCAAGCTGGAAAGAGATACGTCCCAAAATGCGGCAGGCCGTGGTGGCCATGCAGGATCAGGGCAAAATACGTTTTGACAGACAGGGTGGGGAGTAGCTCTCGGCATACGGCGGTCAGACTGCTCGCACCTTGATCCAGACCTAGAATTTGTGAACAACAAAGGACCTTACCAAAGAAGATGGCAAGGTCCTTGTCATTTTCCGCCCCCACCTGAGTCAGGGGACTTTTTGTCCATGCTGCGGCAATGGGAAGGCTCTATTCTCCGAAGACAAGATCGTCTCTGATCCAGCCCAATGCAGCGCCTCCGTGATAATACCCAAGCTTCACCCAGTTGCCGGTTTTCCCCAAAAGGGTGTAAATTTCGCCCATTTCCGCAACCGCGACTACCTTTGAGTTGGTCGTCGCCTTGCTGCGCACGTTGGCCTTTTCCACCAGAATCACTGCTGTATCGATATTGGACACAAGCGGTTTGTAGACCCAACCGGTATTGTTTTGCCAATCACGGAAATAACTCCAGTTATTCTCCTCCTTTTCCACCTTGATCGGATAACCCAACGGAGCTGTGAAAATGATTTTGCTGTTCAGGGCAGGGCCTGAGCGAATATTGACCTGATCCTTGCCGATACTTTTTGCCTCCAGGGATCCGGCAAGCCCGATCACCATCGGGGCAATGAGCAGACAGGCGCGAACAGTGGAGAAGAGGTTTCGTTGGTGCACAAAAAAACTCCTTTTCAGTTGTTTTTTTTCTTATGGAAGTGCAGTCAGAAAGGCAGGGGAATTGTTGCCACAGGTGAGCGATCGTTGATGCGAAGGAACAACGGGGCACGAGGCGAGGCCTCTATACAGCTTTAAACCGTATTCACTCCTCCTGTGGTGTGAATGAACAATTCCGCCTGGAATGCATTGCTGTCTATGACCGCACCCAACCGCGAACACGATGCCAATTGGCAGTAAATTACTGTTCCAAGAATTGTTCCAAGATGAAATCAATGGTAAGCGCTTCAAGACATGTGAAAAAACAGTCTTTGTAACAGGGGGATACGAAGATCGGTGAGGAACTGGGATTGTCTTGCCGAATTGGACTGCGTCCTGCAATTGAGGACTCAGTCCCTTTTTGCAGGACTATTCAGGCGTGTGAAAACAGGAGGGAAGCGCATACTTTTTCAGCAATGCATACAGCCTGGAACGGGATAACCCGGAAATGGCACAGGCCTCTTGCATGGTGGTTGCCCGATGCATCAAATCCCGGAGGTAGTTCTGCTCAAGCTCACTGATCGCAGCCTCTCGTACATCCACCAGGCGCGGGAGAGATGCAATTCGGGTCATGGTTGTGTTGGTGCTTGATTGCTCGGCGCAATCGGTTTCCTGTTCAATGGAGGCACGGGCCAAATGCACCCTGATGTAGACCGGGAGGTGTTTGGGAAAGAGGACGGGTTCCTGGCGGGCGGCGGCTATGGCCCGTTCCAGGGCGTTGACCAGTTCGCGGACATTGCCCGGCCACTCATAGCGGTTGAGGTATTCGAAGAAATCAGGAGAAAAACTCTTGGTCGGTTGCTGATAGCTTGCGCAAATTTTCTCTACATGGTGGGCGGCTATTTCGCGGATATCGTCGAGTCGTTCCCTGAGGGCTGGCAGTTCGATGGTGAAGGCCCGCAACCGGTAGAGCAGATCCTTGCGAAACCGATGCAGTTGGACCATCTTGCTCAGGTCGCGGTTTGTGGCCGCAATCAGGCGAAAATCACTGCGCAACAGCGCGCCGCCGCCGACCTGCCGAAATTGGCGCTCCTGAAGGACGCGCAGAAAAGACTTTTGGACCGCCAGGGGCATCTCGCCCACCTCGTCGAGAAAGAGGGTGCCGCCATCAGACCGCTTGATCAGCCCGCTTTGACTTTTTTCAGCTCCGGTGAATGCACCCCGTTCGTAGCCAAAGAGGATCGATTCCACCAGGGTTTCCGGCAGGGCGGCACAGTCCACCACCACGAATCTTCTCCCGGTGCGGCGGCTGTTGTTGTGGATTGCCCAGGCAAAGAGCTCCTTGCCCGTCCCGGTTTCCCCGGAGATGAGCACGTTGGCATCGCTGTCGGCAGAAAGGGCCAGTCGATCGAGGCAGCGACGCATCTGCAGGCTGCTGCCGACGATCTCGTCACGGGTTTCCTGGTTGAGCGTGACATGGGGGTGGTGTCGGTTCTTTTTGGCACGGTACTGGATGGCGCGAACGAGCGAAAGGGCCATGGCACGGGCTGTGACGGGTCGCTCGACATAGTCCCAGGCACCCATTTTGATGGCATGCTCGGCCTGGTCGGCATCCGCGGCATCGGTGAGGATAATCACTTCCGGAAGCGATGGCGTCTCAATGAGTGAGGGCAGGGCCTCCAGGCCGCTGCCGTCACTCATCTCCGCATTGAGAAAGATTACGTCATAGGGGTGCGCAGAGGCCTTCTTCAACCCCTCATCCAGGGTAGGGGCCACTGCGACCCGGTGCCCCATGTGATCGATCTCACCGGAAAGGGTCGCGATAAACGACGCATCGGTGTCGATGATGAGGATCTGCGCGGTACTCAAAACGTCTCAGCACCCATGGGGCAACGGGGGGTCATGCCACGAGAATGGCGGGGAGGATGCATCCAAGCCTCCTCAGTCCAGTTCCACGGCCCAGGAATCGAGCTCGGGCACCTTGCTCACGATTTTCTCCTTGAGGAGAAACTGGGCAAAGCGGTTGTAGCGGTTCTTGTCGAGGGCGCCCGGGCGAAGGGCGAAACGGGGCAGGGTGTCTTTCCAGGCACGGCGGTTCAACTCGTCATCCAGGCTTTCCCGGCCATGGCTAACAAAGAGTTGCCAGCTTTTGTCGGGATGATTCACCAGGTACTGGACCCCTTCTTCAACCGCATCGACAAACTTACGTAGTTTGGGATCGTGAATCGATTTTGTATTGGCCACCAGGATCAGCTCGTCATAGGCCGGGACGCCGTACTCTTCAACCAGGAAGGCCCGGCCGGGACGTTTTTCAAGGGCCATCTGGTTGAGCTCGAAATTACGAAAGGCACCGATAACCGCGTCCGCCTGGCCGGTGAACAGGGAAGGGGAGAGGGAAAAGTTGACATTGACCAGCTTGACGTCCTCAAGAAGCAACCCCTCCTTTTCGAGCATCACTTTCAACAGCGCGGTTTCAAAACCACCCACGGAATAGCCGATGGTCTTTCCCTTGAGGTCCTTGATCGAGTTGATCTTGCCGTTCTCCAGGACAACCAACGAGTTCAACGGAGTGGCGATCAGAGTGGCGATGCGCACCAGCGGCAACCCCTGATCCACCTGCATCTGGTGCTGGTGCTGATAGGAGAGGGCAATGTCAGCCTTGCCGGCAGCGACCAGTTTTGGGGGATCATTGGGGTTGGATGGGGCGATCAGCTCCACATCCAGTCCTCGTTTGCTGAAATAGCCATTTTCCAGGGCCACATAGAGGGGGGCATGGTCCGGATTGACGAACCAGTCCAACAGGACCGTCAATTTTTCCCCTGCACGGGAGGGGGGGGGCGTCAGCAGGGTCAGGCAGAGCAGGGACAGCAGCAGATAAAGTTTTTTCATAATGATGTTCCTTGGTTGGGTTGCCAGTAAATGAGTCTGTCCAGTAGACGATCGATACAGAAGTAGAGCAACAGCGATACCGCCGCCAGCAGGGCCAAGGCCGCAAACATCAGATCGATCTGCATGCGGGCATTGGCGTGAAGCATGTAAAAGCCAAGTCCCTCGCTAGAGCCGACCCATTCTCCGACCACGGCGCCGATGGGGGCAACCGCGGTGGCCACCCGCAGGCCGGAGGCGAAGGCCGGGAGGGCCGAGGGGATGACGATGGTGCGCAATAGGGCCAGAGGCCCGGCGCCCATGATGCGCGCCAGTTCCAGCAGTTCGGGATCGGTTCGCTGCATGCCGCCGTAGAAGGAGGCGGTCACCGGAAAAAAGATGATCAAAACCGCCATGGCCACCTTGGAGGCCATGCCGTACCCCAGCCAGAGCACCAGTACCGGAGCCAGGGCAAAGACCGGTATGGCCTGGCTGATCACCAGAATGGGCAGCATCCATCGTTTGAGCAGTGGCGAGAGTACCATGGCCAGGGCACTGGTGGTGCCCAAGAGGGTGCCCAAAACCAGGCCAAGGACAATCTCGGTCAAGGTGGTGTGCAGATGGCCAAGGAGCAGGGGCAGATGTGAGGCCAGCGCCTTGGTCACCGGTATCGGACCGGGAAGGATGAAGGCGGGCACGTCGGTAACGAGGACCAGGATCTGCCACAGAATCAACAGGCCACAGGCAAGGATGGGGCCGCGCAGATGCTTCATGTTGCCTCTCCCTGCATCAACAGCCCGAGAAGATGACCGTAGTGCCGGTTGAGCAGGTCTTGCCCTGCCTCCCGGGGAGGGGCGCCCTGGGGAACAAGCTCCTCGGCGACGTGTATGGGACTGCTCGCAAGAACAATGATCCGGTCCCCCAGACGCAGGGCCTCCATGGGATCATGGGTCACAAGGATGACGGTCGCGCCCTTGGTGAGGCGCGCGGCCAGATTTTGCAGCCGTACCCGGGTCAGGGCATCCAGGGCGGAGAAGGGCTCGTCCATGAGCAGTATCGGGCATTCTTCCATCAAGGTCCTGAGCAGGGCACCCCGTTGGCGCATGCCGCCGGAGAGGGTGCCCGGCAGGGCCTCCTCGTATCCGGCCAACCCGGCCTCAGCGATCATCTGGAGTGCTTTGTCGCGTCGTTCCTGGTTGATTTCGCGGCGCAGGCGGGCGCCGAGCAGCACGTTGTCCAGCAGACTCAGCCAGGGGAGGAGCAGGTCGTTTTGCCCCATCCAGGCCACGTTGTGTATTTTGCTGCCTCTCGCATCAAAGCGAACCTGCCCGGTATAGGGCAGGGAGGAGACGCCGGCGATCAGCTTGAGCAGGGTCGACTTGCCGCAGCCGCTGGGACCGAGGATACAGGTAGTCCGGCCACCCGCAAGGGTGAGCGACAAATCCTGAAAAAGGGGCTTGCCGTCAAACTCGAGGCAGACCCGGTCAAAGACGATCTGCGGAGCCTGGTGCACCAATGCTGTTTTTCCTGGCGCTGCGCTTAGAAGAAACGGAAGAAATGATGCACCGGTCCATGGCCGTGGCCGATGGTGTAGGCGGCGCCGGCACGGATGGCTCCGGAGATGTACTCCTTGGCCAGGCGAACGGCCTGCTCGACCGTTTCCCCCTTGGCGATAAAGGAGGCAATGGCCGCACTCAGGGTGCAGCCGGTTCCATGGTTGTTTCGGGTAGCGATACGTTCGCCCGGCAAGATGACCAACCGCTTTTCCTGGCCCAGGTAGAGGCAGTCGTTACTGTCGCCGCCTTCGAGGTGCCCTCCCTTGATCAGCACGTTGCGGCAGCCCATATTGGCAAGTTCGATCGAGGCCTGTTCAATGGCCGCGGTGGTGAAGGTGTCTTTGCCGAGCAGCACCGAGGCCTCGGGCAGGTTGGGGGTGATCAACTCCGCCATGGGGATGAGGTACTCCTTGAGCGCTTCGATGGCCTCGTCTTGGAGCAATTTGTCGCCGCTCTGGGCCACCATCACCGGATCAAGGACAATGGTGCGGATATCGAATTTCTGCAGGTTTTCGGCCACGGTCCTGATCAGTTCCGGGGAAAAGAGCATGCCGATCTTGACCGCATCCACACCGATGTCAGA
Coding sequences within it:
- a CDS encoding glycerophosphodiester phosphodiesterase family protein, with the translated sequence MSAAECGRPPHIPDETLCIAHRGYRACFPENTLLAFAQSLGRSHMIELDVRLSRDGEVIVFHDELLCRTTNARLCASEWGLSSLQVIDWSLTELQRLDAGAWFLEADPFSSLGSKLVRAEDILVHLPQKIPTLDEVLCWSRKHAMRLNIELKDLAKVELNRLLVEAVIAALQRQQVEHLVLLSSFNHRLLPYCRGLAPDIACAALQEKTHPPELVAYLRDLQVCAYHPENALTDQALIALLWSAGIAVNVFTVNDHLRMKELAGFGVSGIITDYPHLSTCGQA
- a CDS encoding 3'-5' exonuclease, which codes for MCPSLPVIVFDFETTGQAPKYGDRPIEVGAVKIEQGVIVDRFQELMNPGFPISWFIESLTGISNELVTQAPPCEAVMARFARWLGESPLVAHNVGFDRSFLDAEFTHLGIERTNPMACTVLTARRLFPSAPNHKLATLVDFLGIPHEGVFHRALADAEMTGHLWIAMTELIRDRYGLAEVPFFLMQNLMKVGRAKVDRYLQNFAQRQQSSSLF
- a CDS encoding C-GCAxxG-C-C family protein, with product MGPDEMRERAIDLFLKRLHCSQVLAMVGHEKLGIEDPSVIKALGSFGGGIGGTGHVCGALVGAATVIGTLYSRSSLEEKENPRMWAATKAVMKSFKELTDEYGGIDCGQIARVDWMNRDQVKNFYGNAESRRQHCIQVVGETARLLGELLEKEAEIMATKEAEKKAQ
- a CDS encoding SH3 domain-containing protein: MHQRNLFSTVRACLLIAPMVIGLAGSLEAKSIGKDQVNIRSGPALNSKIIFTAPLGYPIKVEKEENNWSYFRDWQNNTGWVYKPLVSNIDTAVILVEKANVRSKATTNSKVVAVAEMGEIYTLLGKTGNWVKLGYYHGGAALGWIRDDLVFGE
- a CDS encoding sigma-54 dependent transcriptional regulator — encoded protein: MSTAQILIIDTDASFIATLSGEIDHMGHRVAVAPTLDEGLKKASAHPYDVIFLNAEMSDGSGLEALPSLIETPSLPEVIILTDAADADQAEHAIKMGAWDYVERPVTARAMALSLVRAIQYRAKKNRHHPHVTLNQETRDEIVGSSLQMRRCLDRLALSADSDANVLISGETGTGKELFAWAIHNNSRRTGRRFVVVDCAALPETLVESILFGYERGAFTGAEKSQSGLIKRSDGGTLFLDEVGEMPLAVQKSFLRVLQERQFRQVGGGALLRSDFRLIAATNRDLSKMVQLHRFRKDLLYRLRAFTIELPALRERLDDIREIAAHHVEKICASYQQPTKSFSPDFFEYLNRYEWPGNVRELVNALERAIAAARQEPVLFPKHLPVYIRVHLARASIEQETDCAEQSSTNTTMTRIASLPRLVDVREAAISELEQNYLRDLMHRATTMQEACAISGLSRSRLYALLKKYALPSCFHTPE
- a CDS encoding ABC transporter substrate-binding protein, translated to MKKLYLLLSLLCLTLLTPPPSRAGEKLTVLLDWFVNPDHAPLYVALENGYFSKRGLDVELIAPSNPNDPPKLVAAGKADIALSYQHQHQMQVDQGLPLVRIATLIATPLNSLVVLENGKINSIKDLKGKTIGYSVGGFETALLKVMLEKEGLLLEDVKLVNVNFSLSPSLFTGQADAVIGAFRNFELNQMALEKRPGRAFLVEEYGVPAYDELILVANTKSIHDPKLRKFVDAVEEGVQYLVNHPDKSWQLFVSHGRESLDDELNRRAWKDTLPRFALRPGALDKNRYNRFAQFLLKEKIVSKVPELDSWAVELD
- a CDS encoding ABC transporter permease; the protein is MKHLRGPILACGLLILWQILVLVTDVPAFILPGPIPVTKALASHLPLLLGHLHTTLTEIVLGLVLGTLLGTTSALAMVLSPLLKRWMLPILVISQAIPVFALAPVLVLWLGYGMASKVAMAVLIIFFPVTASFYGGMQRTDPELLELARIMGAGPLALLRTIVIPSALPAFASGLRVATAVAPIGAVVGEWVGSSEGLGFYMLHANARMQIDLMFAALALLAAVSLLLYFCIDRLLDRLIYWQPNQGTSL